A part of Paenibacillus sp. 481 genomic DNA contains:
- a CDS encoding ABC transporter ATP-binding protein, translating to MGKSDKLPYPEGSVALLEAENIEYARESGAGGFRLDRIRLSVERGEAISIIGPNGSGKSTLLRVLARLLQPNGGAVYLSGKPLSQLPSNHIAEQLAMVQQAPPMDVQLTVEELVHFGRRPYRRFAMRQAEQDADIVRWAMEAMRVERMAQRQLHTLSGGERQRAWLAMALAQQPRLLLLDEPTTYLDIAHQLELMEHVRMLHRKHGIAIIMVLHDINQAAQYTDRLVVMKAGRVVADGPPRQLFSPELFRDVFQIEAIVHEQGGYPCITPLRCVRADESPVEQRP from the coding sequence GTGGGTAAATCAGATAAGCTTCCTTATCCCGAAGGAAGCGTTGCCTTGTTAGAAGCCGAAAATATTGAATATGCTCGTGAGTCGGGCGCGGGTGGCTTCCGATTAGACCGTATTCGATTGTCCGTTGAGCGTGGCGAGGCCATTAGCATCATTGGGCCAAACGGTTCGGGCAAGTCTACCTTGTTAAGGGTGCTGGCCCGTTTGCTTCAACCTAATGGCGGTGCTGTCTACTTAAGCGGTAAGCCGTTAAGCCAACTGCCCAGCAACCATATCGCAGAGCAGTTGGCGATGGTACAGCAAGCACCACCAATGGATGTGCAGCTGACCGTTGAGGAACTCGTCCACTTTGGGCGGCGGCCGTATCGACGTTTTGCGATGCGTCAAGCTGAGCAAGACGCGGACATTGTGCGCTGGGCGATGGAAGCGATGCGCGTCGAGCGAATGGCGCAACGCCAACTGCATACGCTATCTGGCGGGGAACGGCAGCGCGCATGGCTAGCAATGGCGCTTGCTCAACAACCACGTCTGCTGCTGTTAGACGAGCCAACGACATATTTGGACATCGCTCATCAACTAGAGCTGATGGAGCATGTGCGGATGCTGCACCGTAAGCACGGTATCGCAATCATCATGGTGCTGCACGATATTAATCAAGCAGCCCAATATACCGATCGGCTCGTCGTCATGAAGGCAGGGCGTGTCGTGGCCGACGGTCCACCTAGACAGTTGTTCAGTCCTGAACTATTTCGCGACGTTTTTCAAATCGAAGCGATCGTTCATGAACAAGGAGGATACCCTTGTATTACACCGCTTCGTTGTGTGCGTGCTGATGAAAGCCCTGTGGAACAACGCCCATAA
- a CDS encoding FecCD family ABC transporter permease codes for MKQAWAKRRAAVFTVLTVGLTAIFFVSLMVGAVRLPLQEVYAALFGPEQASHLATQIVWNIRLPRILLGLCIGCALGIAGALLQGVMRNPLADPGLIGVSSGAGFAAVLITLAFPEWMHLVPLGAFIGAMISMLVIYVLAWREGASVLRIILAGVAVNAVLGAATSAVMTLYSERVQSALPWLMGGLASRSWVHVEMIMPYFVVGLVLSFWAGHKANLLMLGDDTAKLLGQNAEASRLFVIAVSALLAAAAVSAAGLIGFVGLVVPHIVRMIMGSNLKYLLPASALGGALLTVAADTVARTAFEPTEMPVGILLALLGGPFFLYLLRKGETIRG; via the coding sequence ATGAAACAAGCTTGGGCTAAGCGACGCGCGGCAGTCTTCACTGTGTTAACAGTGGGGCTGACCGCAATTTTCTTTGTATCCCTGATGGTGGGTGCTGTTCGACTTCCACTACAAGAAGTTTACGCTGCACTTTTCGGACCCGAACAAGCCTCTCATTTGGCTACACAAATTGTATGGAACATTCGCTTGCCACGCATTTTGCTCGGACTATGTATCGGTTGCGCCCTCGGTATTGCGGGCGCATTGCTACAGGGCGTAATGCGCAATCCGCTCGCAGACCCGGGATTGATTGGTGTAAGTTCTGGAGCAGGCTTTGCCGCAGTGCTTATTACACTGGCTTTTCCTGAATGGATGCACCTTGTACCACTAGGTGCTTTTATTGGGGCAATGATATCCATGCTCGTTATATACGTACTAGCTTGGAGAGAAGGGGCTTCTGTCCTACGCATTATTTTGGCTGGGGTTGCTGTGAATGCCGTATTAGGTGCAGCTACCTCTGCCGTTATGACGTTATACAGTGAACGTGTGCAATCGGCATTGCCATGGCTAATGGGCGGACTTGCATCCCGTAGTTGGGTGCATGTCGAAATGATTATGCCGTATTTTGTGGTGGGGCTCGTGCTATCGTTTTGGGCGGGGCATAAAGCCAATTTGCTCATGCTTGGCGATGACACGGCAAAGCTACTAGGGCAAAATGCTGAAGCCAGCCGCTTATTCGTCATTGCTGTCAGCGCGTTGTTGGCAGCAGCTGCTGTTAGCGCCGCGGGCCTTATCGGCTTTGTCGGCCTCGTTGTGCCGCATATCGTGCGCATGATTATGGGGAGCAACCTCAAATATTTGCTCCCTGCCTCAGCGTTAGGCGGGGCATTGCTCACCGTGGCTGCTGATACGGTCGCGCGCACAGCATTTGAACCGACAGAAATGCCTGTCGGCATATTGCTCGCGCTGCTAGGCGGGCCATTCTTCCTTTATCTATTACGGAAAGGAGAGACGATACGTGGGTAA